Proteins encoded in a region of the Sphingomonas sp. HMP9 genome:
- the metF gene encoding methylenetetrahydrofolate reductase [NAD(P)H], which produces MTNISIPQLAEARRALEEPLFADLAGDVGISFEFFPPKTEKMDTQLWEAIRTLEPLGPDFVSVTYGAGGSTRERTHATVARIQRETSMNAAAHLTCVEASKAEIDQVAEEYWTAGVRHIVALRGDMPTLGQPYHAHPGGYENAAALVAGLRKLHPFEISVAAYPECHPESGGHDFDIDNLKRKLDAGASRAITQFFFSPEAYFRFRDRVAAAGITAQILPGILPVSNVAQTRKFAGLCGAEIPAWMDRLFEGLDDHPSARQLVAATIAAEMCRRLYAGGVKDFHFYTLNRAELAYAICHMLGVRAKPAATVAAA; this is translated from the coding sequence ATGACGAACATTTCGATCCCCCAATTGGCAGAAGCCCGCCGCGCGCTCGAAGAACCGCTGTTCGCGGATCTGGCGGGCGACGTTGGCATCAGCTTCGAATTCTTCCCGCCCAAGACCGAGAAGATGGATACGCAGCTCTGGGAGGCGATCCGGACGCTGGAGCCGCTCGGCCCCGATTTCGTTTCGGTGACCTATGGCGCGGGCGGATCGACGCGCGAGCGGACGCACGCCACGGTGGCGCGGATCCAGCGCGAGACGTCGATGAACGCGGCCGCGCATCTTACCTGCGTCGAGGCGAGCAAGGCCGAGATCGACCAGGTCGCCGAGGAATATTGGACGGCGGGCGTGCGCCATATCGTTGCGCTGCGCGGCGACATGCCGACGCTCGGCCAGCCCTATCACGCGCATCCGGGCGGGTATGAGAATGCGGCGGCGCTGGTCGCCGGCTTGCGGAAGCTTCATCCGTTCGAGATTTCGGTTGCGGCCTATCCCGAGTGCCATCCGGAATCGGGCGGTCACGACTTCGACATCGACAATCTCAAGCGCAAGCTCGATGCGGGCGCGAGCCGTGCGATCACGCAGTTCTTCTTCTCGCCCGAGGCGTATTTCCGCTTCCGCGACCGGGTCGCGGCCGCGGGCATCACCGCGCAGATCCTGCCGGGCATCCTGCCGGTTTCGAACGTCGCGCAGACGCGGAAGTTCGCCGGGCTGTGCGGTGCGGAGATCCCGGCTTGGATGGACCGCTTGTTCGAAGGGCTCGACGATCATCCCTCGGCGCGGCAACTCGTTGCAGCGACGATCGCGGCCGAGATGTGCCGGCGGCTTTACGCGGGCGGCGTGAAGGATTTCCACTTCTACACGCTCAATCGCGCCGAACTCGCCTATGCTATCTGTCATATGCTTGGCGTGCGCGCGAAGCCTGCGGCGACGGTCGCCGCGGCGTAA
- a CDS encoding aldo/keto reductase, with the protein MTLRRLGSTDLKIAPLILGGNVFGWTADRAASFAVLDAFVAGGGTMIDTADIYSAWVDGHKGGESETMIGEWLKASGKRDDVLIATKVGMLPGEGGEKLAPARIAAAADASLKRLGTDRIDLYHAHQDDEDVSQDAVLEAFGKLVHAGKVRVIGASNFHAARLKSAVDAAKASDLPRYHVLQPEYNLVSRTKFEGELQDYCVTENIGVLPYYGLASGFLTGKYRTKEDLGQSVRGGRMDELLEGKGKAVLEAMDSVTESTGATHAQVALAWLIAQPGITAPIASATSVRQIEDLLPAMTLELSKDQLDALTDAGA; encoded by the coding sequence ATGACCCTCCGCCGCCTCGGCTCGACCGATTTGAAGATCGCCCCACTAATTCTAGGGGGCAACGTGTTCGGCTGGACCGCAGACCGAGCCGCGAGCTTCGCGGTGCTCGACGCGTTCGTCGCCGGCGGCGGCACGATGATCGATACCGCCGACATCTATTCGGCCTGGGTCGACGGGCATAAGGGCGGCGAGTCCGAAACCATGATCGGCGAGTGGCTGAAGGCCAGCGGCAAGCGCGATGACGTGCTGATCGCGACCAAGGTCGGTATGTTGCCCGGCGAGGGTGGCGAGAAGCTTGCCCCAGCGCGCATCGCCGCCGCCGCGGACGCCTCGCTGAAGCGGCTCGGCACCGATCGCATCGACTTGTATCACGCGCATCAGGACGATGAGGATGTGTCGCAGGACGCCGTCCTCGAAGCGTTCGGCAAGCTCGTCCACGCTGGCAAGGTCCGCGTCATCGGCGCCTCCAACTTCCATGCCGCACGTCTCAAGTCGGCTGTCGACGCTGCCAAGGCGTCAGACCTGCCGCGCTATCACGTGCTCCAGCCCGAATATAACCTGGTCAGCCGCACCAAGTTCGAAGGCGAGTTGCAGGATTATTGCGTTACCGAAAATATCGGCGTGCTGCCCTATTACGGGTTGGCGTCGGGTTTCCTGACCGGCAAGTATCGGACCAAGGAGGATCTTGGCCAGAGCGTCCGCGGCGGCAGGATGGATGAGCTTCTCGAAGGCAAAGGCAAGGCGGTCCTTGAAGCGATGGACTCGGTAACCGAATCCACCGGCGCGACGCATGCACAGGTTGCGCTGGCATGGTTGATCGCGCAGCCCGGCATTACGGCGCCTATCGCCAGCGCCACGAGCGTTAGGCAGATTGAAGACCTGCTTCCTGCCATGACGCTCGAACTGTCGAAAGACCAGTTGGACGCGTTGACCGACGCCGGCGCGTGA
- a CDS encoding cation diffusion facilitator family transporter yields MAKTLTARIKDDIVLYGALAANLGIGVAKFVAAGMTGSSSMLTEGFHSVVDSGNQILLLYGQRKAKRPADEAHPFGYGRELYFWAFVVAILIFAIGAGVSIFEGWRHIQEPEPLTSPTINYVVLAISFALEGSSWTIAVREFAKSKGDMGWWAAIHRSKDPAGFIVLFEDSAALAGLLIAGIGIWASHAFNDPRIDGAASIAIGLILALVAVLLARESKGLLIGERADPAVIATIRTIVAAHPAIVSVNHVRTIHTAPESIFAAISADFDDSVTMGDGETMIEAMEAELRAAVPMLSSIYIRPEKREDATLA; encoded by the coding sequence ATGGCCAAGACACTGACCGCTCGCATCAAGGACGACATCGTCCTCTACGGCGCCCTCGCCGCCAATCTCGGGATCGGCGTCGCCAAATTCGTCGCGGCCGGGATGACCGGATCGTCGTCGATGCTGACCGAAGGCTTCCACTCGGTGGTCGACAGCGGCAACCAAATCCTACTGCTCTATGGCCAGCGCAAGGCCAAACGCCCGGCCGACGAGGCCCATCCGTTCGGCTATGGCCGCGAACTCTACTTCTGGGCGTTCGTCGTCGCGATCCTGATCTTCGCGATCGGCGCGGGCGTATCGATCTTCGAGGGCTGGCGGCATATCCAGGAGCCCGAACCACTCACCAGCCCGACCATAAACTACGTGGTTCTTGCGATATCGTTCGCGCTGGAAGGAAGCAGCTGGACGATCGCGGTTCGCGAGTTCGCGAAGTCCAAGGGCGATATGGGCTGGTGGGCGGCGATCCACCGGTCGAAGGATCCGGCAGGCTTCATCGTGCTGTTCGAGGATTCCGCGGCGCTGGCGGGTCTCCTCATCGCCGGGATCGGGATCTGGGCCAGCCATGCGTTCAACGACCCGCGGATCGATGGCGCCGCCTCGATCGCGATCGGCCTGATCCTCGCGCTGGTCGCGGTGCTGCTGGCGCGCGAATCGAAGGGCCTCCTGATCGGCGAGCGGGCCGACCCGGCAGTTATCGCGACGATCCGCACGATCGTTGCGGCGCATCCCGCGATCGTCTCGGTCAACCATGTCCGCACGATCCACACCGCGCCCGAGAGTATCTTTGCAGCGATCAGCGCCGACTTCGACGATTCGGTGACGATGGGCGACGGCGAAACGATGATCGAGGCGATGGAAGCCGAATTGCGCGCCGCGGTCCCGATGCTGTCGTCCATCTATATCCGGCCGGAGAAGCGCGAGGATGCCACGCTGGCCTAG
- a CDS encoding helix-turn-helix domain-containing protein: MAERKLLAGHAIRRLRRGAGLTQAAMADMLAISPSYLNLVERNQRPISATLLIKLAESFDFDPRSLTAAEPGGGADAIRRRLADPMFADLEIDRNEVEEWLASAPGGAAAFARVFDRIGGGAVVEAGDDPVTLVRREIERWRNHFADLDATAEALADELRLGAGDLYGAIAERLRARHGLTIRVLPADVLPDTLRRLDLHARQLQLSEMLDPASRTFAVAFQLGQIEAKAEVDALAKGAGFTDRAAERLYRRHLLGYFAAALMMPYARFLRGCETTGYDIELLQRRFGAGFEQVAHRLTTLQRVGARGLSFFMIRIDRAGQASKRYPGASGAALVEADGRCPLWRLHHAFDRPGSLMVQLVELEDGARWLTMARTVTPQGSRFGAVQAEFAIGLGVAAAQAGVLAAASGLDLAGRAMPIGLGCRACFRTDCPQRSIAPAGRALLINERERRTSALTFAGD; the protein is encoded by the coding sequence ATGGCGGAACGTAAATTGCTGGCGGGGCACGCGATCCGCCGCCTGCGGCGCGGGGCGGGGCTGACACAAGCGGCGATGGCGGACATGCTTGCGATCAGCCCGAGCTATCTCAACCTCGTCGAGCGCAATCAGCGGCCGATCTCGGCAACGTTGCTGATCAAACTCGCCGAAAGCTTCGACTTCGACCCGCGCTCGCTGACCGCAGCCGAACCTGGCGGCGGCGCTGATGCGATTCGCCGACGGCTGGCCGACCCGATGTTCGCCGACCTCGAAATCGACCGCAACGAGGTGGAGGAATGGCTCGCCAGCGCGCCGGGTGGCGCGGCGGCGTTCGCCCGCGTGTTCGACCGGATCGGCGGCGGCGCGGTGGTCGAGGCTGGCGACGATCCGGTGACGCTGGTCCGGCGCGAGATCGAGCGCTGGCGTAATCACTTCGCCGACCTCGACGCCACGGCCGAGGCGTTGGCGGACGAGTTGCGGCTGGGGGCCGGGGACCTTTATGGCGCGATCGCCGAGCGATTGCGGGCGAGGCACGGTCTCACGATCCGCGTTCTGCCAGCGGACGTCCTGCCGGACACGCTGCGACGCCTGGACCTGCACGCGCGTCAGTTGCAGCTGAGCGAGATGCTCGATCCTGCATCGCGCACGTTCGCGGTCGCGTTCCAGCTCGGCCAGATCGAGGCGAAGGCGGAGGTCGATGCGCTGGCGAAGGGCGCGGGGTTCACCGATCGCGCCGCGGAGCGGCTCTATCGCCGCCACCTGCTCGGCTATTTCGCCGCCGCGCTGATGATGCCGTATGCGCGCTTCCTGCGGGGGTGCGAGACGACAGGGTACGACATCGAACTGTTGCAACGCCGGTTCGGCGCGGGCTTCGAACAGGTCGCGCATCGGCTGACGACGCTGCAACGGGTTGGCGCACGCGGGCTGTCGTTCTTCATGATCCGGATCGATCGCGCGGGGCAGGCGTCGAAACGCTATCCCGGCGCGAGCGGCGCGGCGTTGGTCGAGGCGGACGGGCGGTGTCCGCTGTGGCGCCTGCATCATGCGTTTGATCGGCCGGGCAGCCTGATGGTGCAGCTCGTGGAGCTGGAAGACGGCGCGCGCTGGCTGACGATGGCACGCACCGTGACGCCGCAAGGGAGCCGCTTCGGCGCGGTACAGGCGGAGTTCGCGATCGGCCTCGGGGTTGCTGCGGCGCAAGCGGGTGTGCTGGCGGCCGCGAGCGGGCTCGATCTGGCTGGTCGGGCGATGCCGATCGGCCTTGGGTGCCGTGCGTGTTTTCGAACCGACTGCCCGCAACGCTCGATTGCCCCGGCGGGGCGGGCCTTGCTGATCAACGAGCGCGAACGGCGGACTTCCGCGCTGACGTTCGCAGGGGACTAG
- a CDS encoding DUF4893 domain-containing protein: MDIKSTTKRTWLATGACIVLAGCGASASRAAVVGAGAGSPLDTDRDTDWRRVATVADRARLRGWRGAWVDALAQVDRHELATDPILFDPDHALADALPPEGSYRCRTFKLGARGGVGPTYSASAWFACRIDSSGGTDVISLVKVDGSQRPVGTVFADTASRAVFLGTMELGDEKRPMRYGRDANRDMAGLIERIGTQRWRVVLPYPRFESVLDVVELVPAA, from the coding sequence ATGGACATCAAGTCGACGACGAAGCGGACATGGTTGGCCACTGGGGCCTGTATCGTGCTGGCCGGGTGTGGCGCGAGCGCGTCGCGTGCCGCCGTGGTGGGCGCTGGCGCGGGATCCCCGCTCGATACCGACCGCGACACCGATTGGCGGCGGGTCGCGACGGTGGCGGACCGTGCCCGGCTGCGGGGATGGCGCGGGGCATGGGTCGACGCGCTGGCCCAGGTGGATCGGCACGAGCTGGCGACCGACCCGATCTTGTTCGATCCCGACCACGCACTTGCCGACGCGCTGCCGCCCGAGGGCAGTTATCGATGCCGCACCTTCAAGCTCGGCGCACGCGGCGGCGTCGGCCCGACCTATAGTGCCTCGGCGTGGTTCGCCTGCCGGATCGACTCGAGCGGTGGCACCGACGTCATCAGCTTGGTCAAGGTCGATGGGTCGCAGCGTCCGGTCGGCACGGTCTTCGCCGACACCGCCTCCCGCGCCGTGTTCCTCGGAACGATGGAGCTCGGCGATGAAAAGCGGCCGATGCGCTACGGCCGCGACGCCAATCGCGACATGGCCGGGCTGATCGAGAGGATCGGCACGCAGCGTTGGCGCGTCGTGCTGCCATATCCGCGGTTCGAGTCGGTGCTGGACGTCGTCGAACTCGTACCCGCGGCTTAG
- a CDS encoding ArsR/SmtB family transcription factor: MTMALEIFRALADATRLRILALLRRMELSVGELAQVLGQSQPRVSRHVKILCDAGLAERRKEGSWVFVALGASDVVEPVAGALDAWAKTEPDHWAVADAARLAAVRADRAASAAAWFEGHADEWDAIRSLHVADSEVEAAMAAVLGDASIGTLIDIGTGTGRMLELFGGRATVALGIDRSSEMLRLARAKLHDMTHAELRQADLYALPMADAAADVAILHHVLHFAQQPGAAVSEAARVLAPGGRLLIADFASHDREDLRVRDAHTRLGFADEQMAVWFEAAGLQTVRIETLEGGELTVKLWLGRKVGASLREVKAA, from the coding sequence ATGACGATGGCGCTCGAAATCTTCCGTGCTCTGGCGGACGCGACGCGGCTGCGGATACTCGCGCTGTTGCGGCGGATGGAGCTGTCGGTCGGCGAGCTTGCGCAGGTCCTCGGACAGAGCCAGCCGCGCGTGTCGCGGCATGTGAAGATTCTGTGCGATGCCGGTCTCGCGGAACGTCGCAAGGAGGGGAGCTGGGTGTTCGTGGCCCTTGGCGCCTCGGACGTCGTCGAGCCGGTCGCGGGGGCACTCGATGCCTGGGCGAAGACCGAGCCGGATCACTGGGCAGTGGCGGACGCCGCGCGGCTTGCGGCGGTGCGCGCCGACCGCGCGGCCAGCGCGGCGGCGTGGTTCGAGGGACATGCCGACGAGTGGGATGCGATCCGGTCGCTGCACGTTGCCGATAGCGAGGTCGAGGCGGCTATGGCTGCGGTGCTGGGCGACGCGTCGATCGGTACGCTGATCGACATCGGTACGGGGACCGGGCGAATGCTCGAGCTGTTCGGCGGCCGGGCGACGGTCGCGCTCGGAATCGATCGCAGTTCGGAAATGCTGCGACTGGCGCGCGCCAAGCTGCACGACATGACGCACGCCGAGCTGCGGCAGGCGGATCTGTATGCGCTGCCGATGGCGGATGCCGCGGCCGATGTCGCGATCCTGCATCACGTCCTGCATTTCGCACAGCAGCCTGGCGCTGCTGTGAGCGAGGCCGCGCGCGTGCTGGCGCCGGGCGGCCGGTTGCTGATCGCCGATTTTGCGAGCCACGACCGTGAGGACCTCAGGGTGCGCGACGCCCATACGCGCCTCGGCTTTGCGGACGAGCAGATGGCGGTTTGGTTCGAGGCGGCAGGATTGCAGACCGTGCGGATCGAGACGCTCGAGGGCGGCGAGTTGACGGTGAAATTATGGCTCGGCCGGAAGGTCGGCGCGAGCTTGCGTGAGGTGAAGGCGGCATGA
- a CDS encoding 3-hydroxybutyrate dehydrogenase has product MFLKGKTAVITGSTSGIGLAYAKAFAAEGAAVMLNGFGDADAIEVERAALAQSSGAAALYDPADMTRPEEIAAMVERAARETGSVDIVVNNAGIQHVAGIAEFPIDKFDAIIAINLSSAWHMMRAAVPYMRAKGWGRIISTASAHSLVASPNKSAYVMAKHAIAGLTKTIALETATDGITVNCISPGYVWTPLVENQIPDTMAARGMTRDQVMNDVLLAAQPTKAFVTPEQVAAFALFLCREEAKAITGANLSMDGGWTAA; this is encoded by the coding sequence ATGTTCCTGAAGGGCAAGACTGCGGTCATCACCGGATCCACTTCCGGCATCGGCCTTGCTTACGCCAAGGCTTTCGCTGCCGAGGGCGCTGCGGTGATGCTCAACGGGTTCGGCGACGCGGACGCGATTGAGGTTGAACGGGCGGCGTTGGCACAGTCCAGCGGCGCGGCGGCGCTCTACGATCCCGCAGACATGACCAGGCCCGAAGAGATCGCCGCGATGGTCGAGCGGGCGGCGCGTGAAACCGGCAGCGTCGATATCGTCGTCAACAACGCAGGGATCCAGCATGTTGCGGGGATCGCCGAGTTCCCCATCGACAAGTTTGACGCGATCATCGCGATCAACCTGTCCTCGGCTTGGCACATGATGCGTGCCGCCGTGCCGTACATGCGGGCGAAGGGCTGGGGTCGGATCATCTCGACCGCGTCGGCGCACTCGCTCGTCGCGAGCCCCAACAAGTCCGCCTACGTCATGGCCAAGCACGCGATCGCCGGCCTTACCAAGACGATCGCGCTGGAGACCGCGACCGACGGCATCACCGTCAACTGCATCTCGCCAGGCTATGTCTGGACGCCGCTGGTCGAGAATCAGATTCCCGATACGATGGCGGCGCGCGGCATGACGCGCGACCAGGTGATGAACGACGTCCTGCTCGCCGCGCAACCGACCAAGGCGTTCGTCACGCCCGAACAGGTCGCGGCGTTCGCCCTGTTCCTGTGTCGCGAGGAGGCCAAGGCGATTACCGGCGCGAACCTGTCGATGGACGGCGGCTGGACGGCCGCATGA
- the metH gene encoding methionine synthase, translating to MTTTSSSTSFVNIGERTNVTGSARFKKLIMAGDYPAAVEVARQQVESGAQVLDVNMDEGLLDAHHAMTTFLKLIAAEPDIARIPFMVDSSKWSVIEAGLKCVSGKPIVNSISMKEGEEQFLAQAKKCMAYGAAVVVMAFDEVGQADTRDRKVEICERAYKLLVGIGFPPEDIIFDPNVFAVATGIEEHNNYGVDFIEACKEIKARCPHVHISGGLSNFSFSFRGNEPVRRAMHSVFLYYAIPAGMDMAIVNAGQLDIYDDIDPELRQAVEDVVLNKDVEAGDRLVALAERYRGTDVVAEKAAAEWRSLGVNKRLEYALVKGIDLHVVEDTEEARLIIAGNGGRPIEVIEGPLMDGMNVVGDLFGSGKMFLPQVVKSARVMKKAVAHLLPYIEAAKEPGARGKGKIIMATVKGDVHDIGKNIVGVVLQCNGFDVVDLGVMVPWSKILEAANENDADMIGLSGLITPSLDEMVTVAEEMKRAGMTMPLLIGGATTSKVHTALRIAPAYDGPVVHVLDASRAVGVASTLVSDTIRDEFVTRTADEYEAVRIARANKGQSELLPLETARARGFVADFAMKPAAPVKPGVHVFADWDLTDLRDYIDWTPFFRAWELAGNFPAILTDEVVGQSASSLYADAQAMLDTIVAEKWLTPRGVAGLWPARREGDDVVVTAPSPLRGEGWGEGQPSHAAPGTAPHPDPLPKGEREQKEVRLPMLRQQIAKREGRANMCLADFVDTQDDWFGGFAVGIHGIDAHIARFKADNDDYNDILLKALADRFAEAFAERLHKHVRTDLWGYAPDEQLTNEAMIKEQYRGIRPAPGYPACPDHSLKPILFDLLDAETATGLELTESFAMFPTAAVSGFYFGHPQAEYFGVARVGRDQLEDYAARRGADLKTAERWLRPNLD from the coding sequence ATGACCACGACTTCCTCCTCCACCAGTTTCGTCAACATCGGCGAGCGCACCAATGTCACCGGCTCGGCGCGGTTCAAGAAGCTGATCATGGCGGGCGATTACCCCGCCGCGGTCGAGGTCGCGCGGCAGCAGGTCGAGAGCGGTGCGCAGGTGCTCGACGTCAACATGGACGAGGGGCTGCTCGACGCGCACCACGCGATGACGACGTTCCTCAAGCTCATCGCCGCCGAACCCGATATCGCGCGCATCCCGTTCATGGTCGACAGCTCAAAATGGAGTGTGATCGAGGCGGGGCTGAAGTGCGTCAGCGGTAAGCCGATCGTCAATTCGATCAGCATGAAGGAGGGCGAGGAGCAGTTCCTGGCGCAGGCCAAGAAGTGCATGGCGTACGGTGCGGCGGTGGTCGTGATGGCGTTCGACGAGGTCGGGCAGGCGGACACCAGGGACCGCAAGGTCGAGATCTGCGAGCGCGCGTACAAGCTGCTCGTCGGGATCGGCTTTCCCCCTGAGGACATCATCTTCGATCCCAACGTCTTCGCGGTCGCGACGGGGATCGAGGAGCACAACAATTACGGCGTCGACTTCATCGAGGCGTGCAAGGAGATCAAGGCGCGCTGCCCGCATGTCCATATCTCGGGCGGACTGTCGAACTTCAGCTTCTCGTTCCGCGGTAACGAGCCGGTCCGCCGCGCGATGCACAGCGTGTTCCTGTATTACGCGATCCCCGCGGGCATGGACATGGCGATCGTCAACGCCGGTCAGCTCGACATCTACGACGATATCGACCCCGAACTGCGCCAGGCGGTCGAGGACGTCGTGCTCAATAAGGATGTCGAGGCCGGCGACCGCCTCGTCGCGCTCGCCGAACGCTATCGCGGCACCGACGTGGTCGCCGAGAAGGCGGCGGCCGAATGGCGCTCGCTCGGCGTCAACAAGCGGCTCGAATATGCGCTGGTCAAGGGCATCGACCTCCACGTCGTCGAAGATACCGAGGAAGCGCGGCTGATCATCGCCGGCAATGGCGGCCGGCCGATCGAGGTGATCGAAGGCCCGCTGATGGACGGCATGAACGTGGTCGGCGACCTGTTCGGCAGCGGCAAGATGTTCCTGCCGCAGGTCGTCAAATCGGCGCGCGTCATGAAGAAGGCGGTCGCGCATCTGCTGCCGTACATCGAGGCGGCCAAGGAGCCCGGCGCGCGCGGCAAGGGCAAGATCATCATGGCGACCGTCAAGGGCGACGTGCATGATATCGGCAAGAACATCGTCGGCGTCGTGCTCCAGTGCAACGGCTTCGACGTGGTCGATCTGGGCGTCATGGTGCCGTGGTCGAAGATCCTCGAGGCCGCGAACGAGAACGACGCGGACATGATCGGGCTGTCCGGGCTGATCACGCCGAGCCTCGACGAGATGGTGACGGTCGCCGAGGAGATGAAGCGCGCGGGCATGACGATGCCGCTGCTGATCGGCGGCGCGACGACGTCGAAGGTGCATACCGCGCTCCGGATCGCGCCGGCCTATGACGGCCCGGTCGTCCACGTGCTAGATGCGAGCCGCGCGGTCGGTGTCGCCTCGACCCTGGTGTCGGACACGATCCGCGACGAGTTCGTAACCAGGACCGCGGACGAATATGAGGCAGTGCGGATCGCACGCGCCAACAAGGGGCAGAGCGAGCTGCTGCCGCTGGAAACTGCGCGCGCGCGTGGGTTCGTGGCGGACTTCGCGATGAAGCCTGCCGCGCCCGTGAAGCCCGGCGTGCACGTGTTCGCGGACTGGGATCTGACCGACCTGCGCGACTATATCGACTGGACGCCGTTCTTCCGCGCATGGGAGCTGGCGGGGAATTTCCCGGCGATCCTGACCGATGAGGTCGTCGGCCAGAGCGCGTCGTCGCTCTATGCGGATGCGCAGGCGATGCTCGACACGATCGTCGCGGAGAAGTGGCTGACCCCGCGCGGTGTCGCCGGGCTTTGGCCCGCGCGGCGCGAGGGGGATGACGTGGTGGTCACTGCTCCCTCTCCCCTGCGGGGAGAGGGCTGGGGTGAGGGGCAGCCAAGCCATGCTGCGCCCGGAACAGCCCCTCACCCCGACCCTCTCCCCAAAGGGGAGAGGGAGCAGAAGGAAGTCAGGCTCCCCATGCTCCGCCAGCAGATCGCCAAGCGCGAGGGCCGCGCGAACATGTGTCTCGCCGATTTCGTCGATACGCAGGACGACTGGTTCGGCGGGTTCGCGGTCGGCATCCACGGGATCGACGCGCACATCGCGCGCTTCAAGGCGGACAATGACGATTACAACGACATTCTGCTCAAGGCGCTCGCCGATCGCTTCGCCGAGGCATTCGCCGAGCGGCTTCACAAGCATGTCCGTACCGATCTGTGGGGTTATGCGCCGGACGAACAGCTCACCAACGAAGCGATGATCAAGGAGCAGTATCGCGGCATCCGCCCGGCGCCGGGCTATCCCGCATGCCCCGATCACAGCCTCAAGCCGATTCTATTCGACCTGCTCGACGCCGAGACCGCGACCGGGCTCGAACTAACCGAGAGCTTCGCGATGTTCCCGACCGCGGCGGTCTCCGGCTTCTATTTCGGCCACCCGCAGGCGGAGTATTTCGGCGTCGCGCGTGTCGGCCGTGACCAGCTCGAGGACTATGCGGCGCGACGTGGCGCGGACCTGAAAACGGCCGAGCGCTGGCTGCGTCCGAACCTCGATTAG
- a CDS encoding homocysteine S-methyltransferase family protein: protein MTPRERFNAEAAKRILITDGAFGTEIQNWKLDEAAYAGTLGLSHDQKGNNDILAITKPEVPETITREYLEAGSDIVSTNTFSANVISQADYGAEALVRDINVESAKIARRLANEYEAKDGRPRFVAGAIGPTNKTLSLSPDVNDPGYREIDFDYLKGVYREQIDALLEGGEGVGVDFILIETVFDTLNAKAGIMAAIEAGDDLGRDVPIMLSMTLTDLSGRNLSGHTVEAFWHAVRHAKPITIGLNCSFGAEQLRPHVKTLAGIADTLIMIYPNAGLPNELGEYDEQPATTAGLVGEWAVAKQVNVLGGCCGSTPAHIKAMADGVRGLEPRAVARPEVRTKLAGLEPFTMAA from the coding sequence ATGACACCACGTGAACGTTTCAACGCGGAAGCCGCCAAGCGCATCCTGATCACCGACGGCGCGTTCGGGACCGAGATCCAGAACTGGAAGCTCGACGAGGCGGCCTATGCGGGCACTCTCGGGCTGAGCCACGACCAGAAGGGCAACAACGACATCCTGGCGATCACCAAGCCGGAAGTGCCCGAGACCATCACGCGCGAATATCTGGAGGCGGGGTCGGACATCGTGTCGACCAACACGTTCAGCGCGAACGTCATCAGCCAGGCGGATTATGGCGCGGAAGCGCTGGTGCGCGACATCAACGTCGAGAGCGCGAAGATCGCCCGCCGGCTCGCCAACGAGTATGAAGCGAAGGACGGCCGCCCGCGCTTCGTTGCCGGTGCGATCGGGCCGACCAACAAGACGCTGTCGCTGTCGCCCGACGTCAACGATCCCGGCTATCGCGAGATCGACTTCGATTATCTGAAGGGCGTGTACCGCGAACAGATCGACGCGCTGCTCGAAGGCGGCGAGGGGGTCGGTGTCGACTTCATCCTGATCGAGACGGTGTTCGATACGCTCAACGCCAAGGCAGGCATCATGGCGGCGATCGAGGCGGGCGACGACCTCGGGCGCGACGTGCCGATCATGCTGTCGATGACGCTGACCGATCTGTCGGGGCGCAACCTGTCGGGCCATACGGTCGAGGCGTTCTGGCATGCGGTGCGGCACGCCAAGCCGATCACGATCGGGCTGAACTGCTCGTTCGGCGCGGAGCAGCTGCGGCCGCATGTGAAGACCTTGGCGGGCATCGCCGACACGCTGATCATGATCTATCCGAACGCTGGGCTGCCCAACGAACTCGGTGAATATGACGAGCAGCCTGCGACGACGGCGGGTCTGGTCGGCGAGTGGGCGGTGGCGAAACAGGTCAACGTGCTCGGCGGCTGCTGCGGATCGACGCCGGCGCATATCAAGGCGATGGCCGACGGCGTGCGCGGGCTGGAACCACGCGCGGTTGCTCGGCCGGAGGTGCGGACCAAGCTTGCCGGCCTCGAGCCGTTCACGATGGCGGCCTGA